ATGGTATTCAGATTGCTTGGCAGTACCCAGGATGCCGACAggtaaatctttttaaatttctttgagTATAGAATGTATGTTATTAGAATCGTTTTTAactgtacattttttatttcagactcCATGCACAAGCGAATCTTTCAACTATAAGGAGAGGGACAATTTCGCCGACTTACTGTCTGAGTTATCAAGAAAGCTTCGTCCTCACAACCTTGAGATATCAGCTATGGTCACTGCTTCGCCAGAAATAGCGCAACTAGCGTACAAGCCTCACATACTAGCCTCAGAGTTAGACTGGGTCGCTGTTGCTGCTAATGATTACTATGCATCCTCCACGGGCAAGACGTCGTATTTAGTGCCACTTCAGTCTAGTCATGGAAGCAATAACTTGGTAAGCTAATAACTCTTTGCTGAACTAGTATAGTGATTCTTTCATAAATTAggttattaaaatgattaaagcTATTGATTAAAGCTTTGTTCAGCGGTGAATATCTTCCGGCTAATGATAATGAAAACCCAAAATTGggccttttttatttatattatttaagggGGGGAATataatccaatgtcttctcccgcattgggtaaggcgagagtgAGGAGTATAAGACCctaattgactaaaaaccacacggttcctacacctgctttttaagcaggagccccggtaaacccgctaggtaatccgcagctccgcagACCCGCACAAAACAGAGCCTTGAGTACATATTACGTCAATTCATTAGAATAATAACTTACAAACATTAATCCATCTTACATTTTGTGTGCAGAACGCGTCCCTGTCATACTGGACGAGCGCATTGCCGCCTCGTCATGTGGTGCTCGGTATACCAGCGTACGGTCGCTCGTACACCCTGCGCAGCGCTTCCAACTCCGGGCTGGGAGCTCCTGTCACCGGCCCCGGGGAACCTGGACCTTACACACGCATACCAGGCCTCTTGGCCTATTATGAGGTCAGTATCTTCATTTAGTAATATCAGTCAAATTATGATCTTCAGGCAAATTGATCCTTTTAATGGTGTATCTGTATGGGATTTGTGTTTCGAAAATACACATGTTAACATACGGAAATATACCGCTTTACGCTATAGATAAAAAAACATACGAGTAACAATCAGGAGACtgatcatattattatctatagaTAAGATAGCGAAGGCCTACTTTTAGTGCTCATGTTAGCGTAACAAGTGTAAATGACATCGGATCAGTTGTTTCGGATTGATACTTGTTGCTATGCTATTTTATGATCTGATCCGAACTTTAAATTCGAAGTAGTgtcaatacaaaacaataacacattatttttgCCAGGTTGCGGATGGTTTAGCGAGTCGCCAATGGAAGGAGAGTCGAACTTCTGAGGGTACGTTCAGCGTCCGTGGTGGACAATGGGCATCGTACCTGAGCGTGGTGGACGTGGGAAGTATAGGCGCAGCAGCGAGACGAGCTGGTGCCCGCGGTGCGGCGCTGTGGGCTCTCGACCTCGACGTGCGAGGAGACTGCTCGCTGCTGAACGCCATGCGCCGCGGTCTCATGGAACCTGACCTACCTCTCGAGCAGTGCGCACCTGCCGCGTGAACACAACAACCTCGGAGTACCCAGAAACCTATAccttgttttatgttaaaacgGTGACTTCTCTGTAAGATACCGATTATGAGACTGTCGCGTGGGTGCTCGTCCAagacttaatttagtttatactTAACTATTTAGATATTTCATTGTGATATTTTTGATACGTAGGTGAATTGTCTACTTACTAATATGTGCGTAGTTCTCGCGTAAATTCCTTGATTTTTACTTGACGGCCAGTTTAATGTAGAGgtagattattttttgtactttgTACCTACTATTTAACGATGTGTCATGTACTGATTAGGTCAAAATTCCGATTTAAGTAAAAGTGCAAGGAATTAAGATAAAATGATGATTTGACATCGAAAAATGAGACTACTTTTAAGCTCGTTCTCTAtaacattttatcatttttttacaatatcttgGAGCCATAAGATTAGAAATTGTAACATAAATAGTTACACTTATCCACTGTGTATAGTGCATATGACATGACGATGCTGATATGACATCACTGATTAAAGATTGCACATTTTGTCTGATAATAAAAcgattactttaattttacGCCGTTGTGTGTTTTAATTATCACCTTGAGTAAATAAACGCTTTAATAATCCGGTAAGCATCTGCGGCGATAGGTCTTTTACCGCCTTACCGTGTGGtccttaccgctgcaatgacagcgaacTCAGCcgtcggttgcgacagtcgttatCGTCATTCCGCCACGGGATCATGCCGGAACTGGCGCGATCATAAACTATAAACACGCGTGAGCGCCTTCGCCTCCATATCCCACGGTGATAATCCGGCAAGGATCGCCACCTCTCCGAAATCATGCAATATCTACGGATCACCCGAGTGGTCAGGCCATGGCCCTCTGatacgtgagcagcgcccgagctggttgCCGCCATGTATAAGACCATGATGTCACACAATTACATCACCTGAATGATTTGCAAAGATATGCCTAGGCACGATTACCATGACTcgttatttttcatacaaatattaaGCCATGTCACGCAACGactaggtacatatattaaCGTAACACCTACCGTTATCCAAACAGTCTAAAGTTCAAAATTACAAAGTCCAGCGAGTGATGTTAAACCTGATTTTACACCACCAAGGTCATCAAACAGATTAAGAAAATatcactagcaaacccggcgaactccgtttcgccaccaatgatttttcctgttttcctgcttttctcttgaatttttcctgaattctTTACAAACCTCAAGGAGCCCGAGACCtatccaacgaatgcaaaaccgtggaaatcggttcgtgcgctCTGGAGtttagcgtcaggaaggaaaacccgacttatttttatcacatacaatataaacagcgataaatacttatttcaaaaaatataataactatgactgggtataatatcaattttacgCCTGATAAGATACGTACAAACGTGAACACTAATAAATCCTACCGAGTAGATACTGGAACTCGATTATTTACCTACTGTATAACTCCGCGAGTCCAAACTCCATCCAGTTTGACAATTGATTCATAAAACAGCGCACGTCGCGCCGTTTTCGTAGATATTGTAAGATCAAAACAAACAGAATTACATATGTACAGTGAGTaacaaaagtgaaaataaatgacaatattatgtatatgaataGTACCTATCAGGTATATTGCAACTGAACTGCGATAATCAAAATAACCTCTTAAAAGTGCGTTGAACTTATATGTGACAAATGACAATACTGAACTGCGCTAACAATaatctttttgtaaaataaatgaagtaataataaaacaaaacatactaTTTATTAGGTAgatatgtgattatttttgtcaATCAAACAAGCAACATGACTAAACTCTTCTACACAATTTTGACGAGCGCGCCAAAATTAAAGTCCGCTCCTTCTTTTATAAGGAAACTGAGCACCCAGGTAAGTAAATACCAAATAGCTTTATGAATTAATGTCCTAAATCCtcttaagaataataaataattattttgaaaatttaaataagattatatgcttattgaaaataaaaaagaaatgcttacttatgtaaatataaaacccAATGCccatccgcattgagcaagcgatTAATGTTGAACATTAATTACGAGAAGAGGCCTACGGTCACTACCACTCATAGAAAGGATACTACTACTACACGTGTTGTTGATGATGACGTAAATATAAAAAGTGAGCAAgtatccataaataaataacaatgaatgAATTCATATACGTAATTTTAACTAGACCGTATAGGTTGTACCTGTACCTATATGGTCGACGGCTACAAAAGTCAATAGTGGACTTTCAACCGAGGAGCGATCGAATAGaagacattataaataaaattacttttaccGACAGATTCCTACTAAAGAAGTACGAATACCAGTGCAATATGGACATATTGCGGGGAAGCTATGGGGTAACGGTGACCAGCGACCTATACTGGCATTACACGGATGGCAAGACAATGCTGGCACCTGGGACCCTCTGATCCCGATGATCATTAAAGACAGACCAATATTAGCTTTGGACTTTCCTGGACACGGATTGTCGTCCTGGACGCctggtaaataatattaacacatcTCTCCCAATAACGCCTAGGTATTCTATACTATGGACACAGTATAacgaatatattaattttcaggTCTAACATACAACGAATGGGAATGGCcaagattaattttatatcttaaaGAATACTTCAAGTGGGATAAAGTTTCCATTCTATCTCACTCTATGGGATCAATAGCGGCGACGCGATTCGCAAGCGTGTTTCCCGAGGACGTCGATTTTTACATAGCAATAGACAGTTTTATATTAGAAAACATAAATACCAATACTTTAGTAGAAAAAATATACCCAAAGTTACTACAAAAGGCATTTGTCACCGACCATTGGTTGGATAAGGAACCACCATCTTACACGTTGGACGAAATAGCAAACATGTGGCACTTAGCAACGAGGAAGTCTATAGCGTTAGACAGTGTTCAGCACCTGATGAAAAGAGGTGTAAAGCAATCAAAAACCGACCccaataaacattatttctcCCGAGACCCTAGGCTAAAGTACGTGATCCTCATTCCTGAAGATAGAAGGTTTACAGAAGCCCTCATACGAAGAATAAAGTGCCCGATGCTGTTCCTGAAAGCGACAGACTCTCCTTTTTCTGCCGGCAAATTTTCTATTGCAATGCGTGAAATGATAGAGAAACAGAACGATAAATACGAATTTCACTTCGTGCCCGGCAAACATCACGTTCATTTAAATAATCCTGAAGTAGTGGCTCctctaattaataatttcttacaaaaacataatttggacttttaaatttatgctaataatataataaaaagaccTATCTGATTCTGTGATGAATGAGCTTATGTTATTGGAAAGATTGGCgaaatattcattaaatacaTCCATGTAATTGTGATGAATTGAGATTCAATAAAAGAAACTGATTTGATCTCCAGTGATTACAATTAATCCAGCCTAAATTGGGGCTTTAGTTTGCTTATTAGATTTTACTAAAAGTATTATAGCATGACAAGcgataataattataacgacGGGTAATCTACAATAAGgacatacttattatttatatttatacatgaTGAAGTGCATATATTATCAGATAATTGGAAGGTTTACTTCCTATGTACCTACAACAGCATAATAAATCGTTTTGATTTccctatttattaaaataaataaattatataaatataatactatgtgtttgtttttttttctctaatgAAATGGAAACACCTAATatcataatagggatgatgactgggtcaaaaataaattattacaagttttcaatacaattaaatattcaaaaagaatcacactctcattcagatgaactacttaattttcgattttttctttgctaaatttctagaaatgaGTCTGCTgtttgacgtcataatagagtatttcatacaaagttcatagaaaagtaacatttttgacgtttcgaaaaaagtattgaatttgactagtaggaaactagcctattacgAGTAGGTAGTAATATATAGGtcactggacacaatttcagactaaACAATACCTTGTTCAGTACCCTCCTCTAACCATCAGTAACTAACTAAGCCTATAGCTAAGATGGCAttgagaataataataaaatgactgACGCGTGACGCTAACGTACGCGGAAGAAATAAAGCCTTTCATATAGATAACTGTTTGTGCTAGACAACTTTGAAACTATTCTCaagattcaatttaaaaaaatatattatctaaaACAATAGTAATAAGAAATCATCGTGCGTAACATAACATGACTAGGGCTATAACTTTTACTATGAAATCATCGTGCGAAACATAACATGACTAGGGCTATAACTTTTACTATGAGTTCAAAGTCCAATACTGTGTGACTGTATTCAATCGTACAAAACACAGAACGCGGCCTTGGCAATGTTATTCTTGCGCGGTGGCCGCTGCGTCACTCGCGTACTAGGTGCTGTGTAAACTGTAGTGAAATATCTTTAGATATTGTGCAAAAATTATATAACTCAAATAGCTACAGTAAACTTCATAATACTAAagcatatttaaatatatgttaAGTGAAACATCTACCCACACAACTCGTGACAGTTCGTGATCGATAAAACTCATAACCTCTCGACAATTTTGACATGTAGAGAAATTGAAAACAAGAGAAGTGAatcgttaaattatttttttaaaagtgatATCTGTGTTGACTTTATCCACCTGTGACCGGAAACATGGCTAGACGCTTGTTATGCCACATGATTTTGAACTCTAACACAACGACGTTAAAATCGTCGTTGCCTATACTCAGTAAAAACATACATAGTCAGGTGAGTTACTTTTAAATTAGTGCGCTTACAGTTACagaaaactttattatttaaaatgttcttaactacgaaaatttatattttatttcaatcataTTTTCAAATTAGATAAGTACTTAGTAgcctacaatatttttaatttaggtaaACGTAgataccatttatttatttttaatgttagaaCTACTAACCGTGATGAGATTTCATTGGATCTAGGATCTAGGTAGGCGTAACACTAGTCACTGGATCATGGCCGTTATTAATTGTCTTACCTTGTTACATACTTGAATTATAATCTTTAATTATTAGCACTACAGAAAGTTATTTTCATGtagtcttattttattttttatttatatataaagtacataataccacaaaataatattaaattaggaAAAGACATGGCCTTTATTGtaaggtataatttatttttaaattaggtaggcatctaatgattattattatgagTATTGACCATATACCAAATTGAACAGGTACCAACGAAAGAAATCCAGATCCCATTGAAGTTTGGACATATTGCGGGCAAACTATGGGGCAACAGCAACGAGCGACCAATACTGGCGTTACACGGATGGCAGGACAATGCAGGCACATGGGACCCTCTGATCCCCATGATCTTAAAAGACAGACCGATATTAGCCTTGGACTTTCCTGGACACGGATTTTCATCATGGATTCCTCctggtaattatttatttattattatagtatttatttagtacatcTACCACCGAGTACAGTTTCGAGGCTTTAATGTTAGCGTCGTGGAACGACCTATACtattaattataggtacttagatCTTAgatagaattatattttaaggtactatttgtataaaaatccgGACTTTGGCTTCGTGGATCtccaaaacaataaacaaccGTGGGATAAAGCGTCCAACCttcatgaatttattttatgattgttttttttttattttacgtataCAAGCGTTGTGCGTAAGTAACATTGTCTCGTTCTTTCTTCTCAGATATGCAGTACTACCAGTGGGAATTGCCGAGAATTATTTTGTATCTGAAAGAATACTTCAAAATGGAGAAAGTATCAATATTGTCTCATTCTATGGGAGCGATAGCATCCATGCGTTTCGCGTCCGTGTTCCCAGATGACGTTGATTTTTACATTGCTATAGACAGCCTTATTTATGACGACTACGATTTAGATGCAGTAGTCAGTAAAATTtctaaaacaatgaaaaaagcTTTAATCTCACAGACACGGCTAAATGATGAGCCACCGACATACACTTTAGAGGAAATTACCAAAATATGGCATTTGGGCACGAGGAAGTCTGTGGCTATGGAAAGTGTTCAGCATTTACTAAAAAGGGGTATAAAAGCATCGAAAGCCGATCCCAATAAGTATTATTTCTCCCGTGACTCAAGACTAAAGTATACATTGTTCAATCCAGAGGATAAAAAATTCGTTGAAGCCCTGGTGAGGAGACTGAAATGTCCAACATTGTATGTCAAAGCGATAGACTCTCCGTATTCTGCTGACGCATATTCTATAGAAATGCGCgaaattttagaacaaaataatgaaaattatgaatttcattttGTACCGGGTACACACCACGTTCACTTAAACAATCCCGAGTTAATAGCTCCACTTATTAaaaatttcattcaaaatcATAATCTAACTCTTTAAGTTACGAGACAAGGAACAGTATTTTGTTTGGAAATTTACTCAAATACGTTATTTACTCCAcaacattgttttattgtgtgaatattgcacaaaataattttatatgcatTTTTTCAagcattaatataatttttgatgAAACATTTTGATGTTCATGTTGCTAAGGAATGTTGTATCTGTACAATCTAGTtacaattgataaataatacaaaatacactAGTCATATTtgttgttacatttaaaataaatacaatatatagaTATGTTacatatataaatttaatattctttacACAGGTAAACATATAAAAGTCATAAtcataaattattcataaaagcTACAAACATCATTTATACTTTGAGTAAGAATTAATTTGAAGCTTCACTAGTACATGAAATGTCTAAACTGGAATTACTAACACTGTCACAAATATGTGCACCTTTTCTTAGAGGCAAAACTTTCAGTAGTGCGTCTTGCCACGGCACTCCTTCGCATACTCGTAGGACAATCTCAAAAACTGAAACGaacaaagatattattttataatatatgttgttGCTGTttaggtttatattttataaggtaTAAGGCAAATTAGTATTTATGGCCTACATAATAAGTTGTTATTTACCATGATCAATTGTCAGCACTTTTCTAGTTTTCATATTGATGTATTTATCCAGTGGTAGCTGTCCATGCCTAATACCTTGCTCTACTGCTATTTTATGGCAGAGACCCTGAAATATGTTTAGTAAATCAATATAAGATAAAAAAGACACATTTTAACCAAATTGTATGCCAGAACCACAAATCAGATCTCTAAGCAGAGACGCaatgtatttttgttgtgtCTCATAATTTTTAGCCATTGACAAGAGGTTACTATATGAGTTACTATTAGAGAGTTAGTTACCAATGCACCTCATCAGACCTCATTTACTAAGATAGGCATaggtttacttataatattacttactacTGTAAGGAGTCATTAGTAAGCATCACATTAGTTATACTTGTCATATGAATTTGTGTCAAAGAAAATAGTTACCAGGCTAACAAATACCAAATAGTAGCTAATGAAATTAACTTATGTACAGATATTTATTGCTGGTTGGCtatgttattaatgtaattctttttttaagaaaaaagacATACTTAGTAACAGTTTTGTATCCTACAACTTCATAGtaacaatgatttatttatttattttcataacaaagACTTATATGTCCTGCCTAAAACTTTAATGTTAGATTTAAGTGTATAGTACTTAATTGGGATATATACCTTATGTTTATTGTGATCTACAAGGCCTCCAATAATGTAAGCTGTGTTCTCCTCAAATTCTTCAATTACATTGTCAGATTCACTTGTTAAATACACTATTTTGTCCTTTGGGAACACTTCAAGGTATGACACTTCATGGAAGTCtatctgaaaaatatttaataacataattatttattataagaaaaaacaaatgatattaagtatttatttggaCCATTACAagataattgtatgtttttatgatattataatttattaataaagggttaatatttaaaataaacagtttttattttatgtcaaaaatttgaagtttttttttcttatactcTGTGGTAAAATTTACAATCACAATTAAAATTAGATGTGGAATTTGTGAatgaacaaattaataaaattagtcccaataaatcaataaaaaagtcaATCTTGAAACAACAACAATCAACTTACATCCCAGTGTTCATATCCATTATGTCTGGACATGTCACTTCTAGACCGTTCCCCAAAACTTGTTATGTGGAACTGAATTGGTGTTTCTGATCTCCTATTTATTGAGTAACAGCGcagaatttgttttattactttaaatctATCTTTTTCCATCATTAAATGATCAAAACCCAGATCTATtacaattgaaatatttttcttcggTCTCTCTAATTTCATTTTCTTCAATGCCTTCCTATTGGGACCTAGAACAATATTGGCTTCACGTGCCTCTCTCCGCCTTTCTTTGGCTCGTGCTTTCTCTTTAGCACGTTTCTCCGCTTTGCGATTTtcccatttaactttttttaaccaTTTGCGCATTTGATTCTTAGTAAAAGGTCTTGGAATTTCATTCCCTTCGTCATCTTTCAGACCTGAGTCTATCCTTATGTCAAATAATGTAAATTGGGGGAAATGATTGTCCTCCTGCTCATTATTGTCACGTGCTTCTTCTTGTATATTATTTCTTTCACTGTCCTCCATTTCAACTCTATCCTTTGAtaaatttctaaattattttataaaaactgctGTAAAGAAAGTAACAGCCAATCTTCCACGTGTTCTCactttttctttctatttattagTCACTATGCGATGTATTAGTTCATTACCTGCAGAAATATTCACactttacaacaaaatactgtATCCTgcttcagtaaataaataattcagctATTCCTTTACAATTTTTGAGGTTATGCGGTTGTATTCATTTTGGAATCAATGTCAATTGTCAATGTCAATACTGTCATGAGTGTCCAGTGTCATTTCAATTCTATGGCAAGGTAATGTCAAAGATTAAATTCgtcaaaatgaaataacaaaacgTTTATACCCTAcgtattattatcatattttttacaaaatacagcattattatttagttttttttattcgcTGTTATTAAATCATAAGCCTAGTGTTGTTCTAAATCTAAATATCAATCAACGTTATACAGTGCAAGATACGATCTGTAGACACGATGCGACGCTAATACATCTCAACTCTTCGAGTCTTGGCTCTTGCTGCTCACTCcattttaaacacaaattaatgTAACTACCTCTATTATTTTGATAAGTGATAACTATTTAACCTCTACTGATAAGGAAAAGATAATTGGTAATATTTAACTATGCTCTCCTTTCAAATTATCTTGAATTCATTCGGAGAAGATAATGTCtacagtaagtacctacataatgttttgttttgaggtttatattcaattctattaaatattttctataaaaatagtgGTTGTTTTCCTGGTATCGCTGTAGGATAGGTATCAATTATGGGGAGGATGTTTCGAGGAAGAACCTTCTTCGGTACTGCGAAGATTAAACGACTCTTTAGCCGTGGATACTCGCTTATTTCGGGAGGATGTGCAAGGTAGTCGTTGCTGGGCTGCCGAACTACATCGAAGTGGACACCTTTCCGCAGAAGACAATAAATCGATACAGGAAGGCCTTAACCTGGTATTGTACGATTTAATTACCCTAGTGAAAAGTTCTTTACTGATAAGTGGGTACCTAGAGTTACCGCCTAAATAAACACTTCCTACCGTACCTACTTTACCTATACTTAACCCAAGtacttgtaaaataataaaatcgataGCACTGACTCAAACTTTTTATCTCACCTACTAGAATGGTGATCGCTTGCCTAATCTACCTAACTTTAATTAGGATAATTTGAATTTGTTGTTTGGTAGGTCGAGAAAGACATTGAAAAAGAGATAATTCAAAATGGCCGCTTGAATGACTCTGAAGAAGACATTCATTCGGTAGTCGAACGACGACTGTTCAAGTACGCTGGGGACGCAGCACTGCGCCTCCACACCGCTCGCAGTCGAAACGACCAATCTGCCACTGACACGCGACTGTGGATGCTCAGGAACTTGCCTAAATTGCACACTGCTCTCAAAGAATTGATCACGGTAAGTACCTATTACAAGAACGAAACATAACaggaaaatatactttttactaTCCAAAGGAAAGAAGCCTTTTCAAAagcctaataaataatattttgtctgacCGGGAATCGAAGTCCAGCAGTGCGATTTCTGCAGCTGGCGCCACATCGTTTTTCAGTTCACACTGTAGGAACATTATCGTacccagtgccggcgttaggggggggggcgtgatgggccgatggcccagggcgacaaattctggggggcgccgatgccgccgccgatgggatccgcaaaaaactaacacttgatattgcttccctcgagtgggcgccacaatattttcgcccggggtatcagtggcccttacgccggcactgatcGTTACCTAATGTACACCGTctaaataagtaggtaggtcCTAGGTACAAAAGATTTACCAATAATTTCATTGATTATTTTTAGGTTCTGGTTAATCGAGCAAACAGCGAAATTGGAATTATAACACCAGGATACACACATCTCCAGCGAGCTCAACCTATACGTTGGAGTCACTTTCTGCTAAGGTATCGTATAAACACATATAAGACTGTTAAATATTGTCCTATTGACTGTATACCTTAAAGTAATTTAGTTTCTTATTTTTCTCCAAATTTCAGTCACGCTTGGGGCCTTCGCGATGATGTGGTGAGACTTGAAGAACAAAAGAAACGCCTATCCCGTTGCCCGCTAGGTAGTGGAGCTATTGCTGGCTGTGCGCTGTCTATTGATAGAACTAGGCTAGCCGATAGTTTAGGATTCGAGGATCTCACACCAAACTCCATGTTTGCTGTCAGTTCAAGAGACCATTTGGGTAATAAAGCTTATGTACGATTTACATCAATACCTACATAGTTTTAAATTCAGCTTGCTTAATCGATGTTAAATCTATTACAGTGGAGTTCTTCAACTGGGCATCGCTGTGTGGTTTACATCTCAGTCGATTAGCAGAAGACCTTATTATCTACAGTTCTCAAGAGTTTGGCATTATCAGGTTTTCTGATCAATTTTCGACTGGATCAAGCTTAATGCCCCAGAAACGGAATCCAGATGGATTA
This window of the Spodoptera frugiperda isolate SF20-4 chromosome 23, AGI-APGP_CSIRO_Sfru_2.0, whole genome shotgun sequence genome carries:
- the LOC118266683 gene encoding argininosuccinate lyase, producing the protein MSTDRYQLWGGCFEEEPSSVLRRLNDSLAVDTRLFREDVQGSRCWAAELHRSGHLSAEDNKSIQEGLNLVEKDIEKEIIQNGRLNDSEEDIHSVVERRLFKYAGDAALRLHTARSRNDQSATDTRLWMLRNLPKLHTALKELITVLVNRANSEIGIITPGYTHLQRAQPIRWSHFLLSHAWGLRDDVVRLEEQKKRLSRCPLGSGAIAGCALSIDRTRLADSLGFEDLTPNSMFAVSSRDHLVEFFNWASLCGLHLSRLAEDLIIYSSQEFGIIRFSDQFSTGSSLMPQKRNPDGLELIRGAAGLLLGDAVGFSCVVKGLPSTYNKDLQSDKETLFRSYDRLLDCLKVAAGTISTMDVNSDKALNALDPGMLATDLAHALVRRGVPFRRAHHLVGSALKRASILGVNLRNLPYQEYHTICPEFGTEEELASIFSWETSVEQYTSLGGTAMSAVNHQIETLRSWLEASTEFK
- the LOC118266684 gene encoding probable serine hydrolase, producing the protein MARRLLCHMILNSNTTTLKSSLPILSKNIHSQVPTKEIQIPLKFGHIAGKLWGNSNERPILALHGWQDNAGTWDPLIPMILKDRPILALDFPGHGFSSWIPPDMQYYQWELPRIILYLKEYFKMEKVSILSHSMGAIASMRFASVFPDDVDFYIAIDSLIYDDYDLDAVVSKISKTMKKALISQTRLNDEPPTYTLEEITKIWHLGTRKSVAMESVQHLLKRGIKASKADPNKYYFSRDSRLKYTLFNPEDKKFVEALVRRLKCPTLYVKAIDSPYSADAYSIEMREILEQNNENYEFHFVPGTHHVHLNNPELIAPLIKNFIQNHNLTL
- the LOC118266685 gene encoding tRNA methyltransferase 10 homolog A, which codes for MEDSERNNIQEEARDNNEQEDNHFPQFTLFDIRIDSGLKDDEGNEIPRPFTKNQMRKWLKKVKWENRKAEKRAKEKARAKERRREAREANIVLGPNRKALKKMKLERPKKNISIVIDLGFDHLMMEKDRFKVIKQILRCYSINRRSETPIQFHITSFGERSRSDMSRHNGYEHWDIDFHEVSYLEVFPKDKIVYLTSESDNVIEEFEENTAYIIGGLVDHNKHKGLCHKIAVEQGIRHGQLPLDKYINMKTRKVLTIDHVFEIVLRVCEGVPWQDALLKVLPLRKGAHICDSVSNSSLDISCTSEASN
- the LOC118266675 gene encoding serine hydrolase-like protein, which produces MTKLFYTILTSAPKLKSAPSFIRKLSTQIPTKEVRIPVQYGHIAGKLWGNGDQRPILALHGWQDNAGTWDPLIPMIIKDRPILALDFPGHGLSSWTPGLTYNEWEWPRLILYLKEYFKWDKVSILSHSMGSIAATRFASVFPEDVDFYIAIDSFILENINTNTLVEKIYPKLLQKAFVTDHWLDKEPPSYTLDEIANMWHLATRKSIALDSVQHLMKRGVKQSKTDPNKHYFSRDPRLKYVILIPEDRRFTEALIRRIKCPMLFLKATDSPFSAGKFSIAMREMIEKQNDKYEFHFVPGKHHVHLNNPEVVAPLINNFLQKHNLDF